In Apodemus sylvaticus chromosome 8, mApoSyl1.1, whole genome shotgun sequence, one genomic interval encodes:
- the LOC127690710 gene encoding uncharacterized protein LOC127690710, whose amino-acid sequence MAKIKNPVETVEIPVLSSACEVGLKAGLKAIPAPPYPSRAIPTQDQYNRPRLHRTLIVEEVQRSKQSSLYDPESCEHQDTADAAFLIVCSKGSPREKMPREDNRVQSVRNTQEANRRPRPRQEGRRSSGPSDSPWIEPEIWIFLQEWEVVEYKMGKPGEKMFQKAKSLSRRLSKRRLRKSWKSCLDLMLQMKDLHETLCHERARPDPLFSPYAWDLYKILGHSSQRGHFPGPWCDGRGFLPADQTPYLCIGGADSPGLSPSPWTDLEIRIFLQQWEAVELGHPGQKMEKKTSAVFQRLHQLGLSKTFESCLDLMLSLQDLHRTLCNERPGTIPLFSPYAEALYRILGHKCQGGPVPGALYGWSGNSLSSMEPQHPMVMPSPVYQSWDDDMSAPSAQLHGNPSPMMSSQHSMFPSKEAWNATYPLTVPHGLPASLPGDTNLQMPWSTWDDTSSSQ is encoded by the exons atggctaaaatcaaaaacccaG TGGAGACTGTGGAGATCCCGGTTCTGTCCTCAGCATGTGAGGTGGGACTAAAGGCGGGATTAAAGGCAATTCCTGCCCCACCCTACCCATCCCGAGCCATTCCAACCCAAGACCAATATAACAGACCACGTTTGCACAGAACTCTCATAGTTGAAGAAGTCCAGAGAAGTAAGCAGAGCTCTCTGTATGATCCAGAGTCTTGTGAACACCAGGACACAGCTGACGCTGCTTTCCTCATTGTTTGCAGCAAAGGAAGCCCAAGAGAGAAAATGCCA AGAGAGGACAACCGAGTGCAGAGTGTGAGAAACACTCAAGAAGCCAATAGGAGGCcgaggccgaggcaggaaggcCGAAGATCCTCAG GTCCTTCTGATAGCCCATGGATTGAGCCTGAAATCTGGATCTTCCTGCAagagtgggaagtggtggaaTATAAAATGGGGAAGCCAGGCGAGAAAATGTTCCAGAAGGCCAAGTCCCTTAGCAGGCGCCTCTCTAAGCGGCGTCTGAGGAAGAGCTGGAAGAGCTGTCTTGATCTGATGCTGCAGATGAAGGACCTGCATGAAACTCTCTGTCACGAGAGGGCAAGGCCTGACCCCTTGTTTTCTCCTTATGCATGGGACCTCTACAAGATCTTGGGCCACAGTTCCCAGAGAGGCCATTTCCCAG GTCCTTGGTGTGATGGGCGTGGTTTCCTGCCTGCAGACCAAACTCCTTACCTCTGCATTGGTGGGGCTGACTCTCCAG GTCTTTCCCCTAGCCCGTGGACAGACCTTGAAATCAGGATCTTCCTGCAGCAGTGGGAAGCAGTTGAACTCGGCCACCCAGgccagaagatggagaagaagaccAGCGCAGTTTTCCAGCGTCTCCATCAGTTGGGCCTGAGCAAGACCTTCGAAAGCTGTCTGGACCTGATGCTCAGCCTGCAGGATCTGCACAGGACTCTCTGTAATGAGAGACCAGGGACCATCCCCTTGTTTTCTCCTTATGCAGAAGCTCTCTACAGGATCTTGGGCCACAAATGTCAGGGAGGCCCTGTCCCAG GTGCTCTGTATGGATGGTCTGGGAACTCCCTGTCTTCCATGGAACCTCAACATCCAATGGTGATGCCATCTCCAGTATACCAGTCTTGGGATGATGACATGTCTGCACCTTCTGCACAGCTCCATGGGAACCCATCCCCGATGATGTCCAGTCAGCATTCAATGTTTCCCAGCAAGGAAGCCTGGAATGCTACCTATCCATTGACAGTTCCACATGGACTTCCCGCCTCTCTCCCTGGAGACACCAACCTTCAGATGCCATGGTCAACTTGGGATGACACCTCAAGTTCTCAGTGA
- the LOC127690709 gene encoding uncharacterized protein LOC127690709, whose protein sequence is MAKIKNPVETVEIPVLSSACEVGLKAGLKAIPAPPYPSRAIPTQDQYNRPRLHRTLIVEEVQRSKQSSLYDPESCEHQDTADAAFLIVCSKGSPREKMPILKTHTTWMIFIHYHVQLQHEREDNRVQSVRNTQEANRRPRPRQEGRRSSGPSDSPWIEPEIWIFLQEWEVVEYKMGKPGEKMFQKAKSLSRRLSKRRLRKSWKSCLDLMLQMKDLHETLCHERARPDPLFSPYAWDLYKILGHRSQRGHFPGPWCDGRGFLPADQTPYLCIGGADSPGLSPSPWTDLEIRIFLQQWEAVELGHPGQKMEKKTSAVFQRLHQLGLSKTFESCLDLMLSLQDLHRTLCNERPGTIPLFSPYAEALYRILGHKCQGGPVPGALYGWSGNSLSSMEPQHPMVMPSPVYQSWDDDMSAPSAQLHGNPSPMMSSQHSMFPSKEAWNATYPLTVPHGLPASLPGDTNLQMPWSTWDDTSSSQ, encoded by the exons atggctaaaatcaaaaacccaG TGGAGACTGTGGAGATCCCGGTTCTGTCCTCAGCATGTGAGGTGGGACTAAAGGCGGGATTAAAGGCAATTCCTGCCCCACCCTACCCATCCCGAGCCATTCCAACCCAAGACCAATATAACAGACCACGTTTGCACAGAACTCTCATAGTTGAAGAAGTCCAGAGAAGTAAGCAGAGCTCTCTGTATGATCCAGAGTCTTGTGAACACCAGGACACAGCTGACGCTGCTTTCCTCATTGTTTGCAGCAAAGGAAGCCCAAGAGAGAAAATGCCA ATCTTAAAGACCCACACCACCTGGATGATTTTCATCCATTACCATGTCCAGCTAcagcacgag AGAGAGGACAACCGAGTGCAGAGTGTGAGAAACACTCAAGAAGCCAATAGGAGGCcgaggccgaggcaggaaggcCGAAGATCCTCAG GTCCTTCTGATAGCCCATGGATTGAGCCTGAAATCTGGATCTTCCTGCAagagtgggaagtggtggaaTATAAAATGGGGAAGCCAGGCGAGAAAATGTTCCAGAAGGCCAAGTCCCTTAGCAGGCGCCTCTCTAAGCGGCGTCTGAGGAAGAGCTGGAAGAGCTGTCTTGATCTGATGCTGCAGATGAAGGACCTGCATGAAACTCTCTGTCACGAGAGGGCAAGGCCTGACCCCTTGTTTTCTCCTTATGCATGGGACCTCTACAAGATCTTGGGCCACAGGTCCCAGAGAGGCCATTTCCCAG GTCCTTGGTGTGATGGGCGTGGTTTCCTGCCTGCAGACCAAACTCCTTACCTCTGCATTGGTGGGGCTGACTCTCCAG GTCTTTCCCCTAGCCCGTGGACAGACCTTGAAATCAGGATCTTCCTGCAGCAGTGGGAAGCAGTTGAACTCGGCCACCCAGgccagaagatggagaagaagaccAGCGCAGTTTTCCAGCGTCTCCATCAGTTGGGCCTGAGCAAGACCTTCGAAAGCTGTCTGGACCTGATGCTCAGCCTGCAGGATCTGCACAGGACTCTCTGTAATGAGAGACCAGGGACCATCCCCTTGTTTTCTCCTTATGCAGAAGCTCTCTACAGGATCTTGGGCCACAAATGTCAGGGAGGCCCTGTCCCAG GTGCTCTGTATGGATGGTCTGGGAACTCCCTGTCTTCCATGGAACCTCAACATCCAATGGTGATGCCATCTCCAGTATACCAGTCTTGGGATGATGACATGTCTGCACCTTCTGCACAGCTCCATGGGAACCCATCCCCGATGATGTCCAGTCAGCATTCAATGTTTCCCAGCAAGGAAGCCTGGAATGCTACCTATCCATTGACAGTTCCACATGGACTTCCCGCCTCTCTCCCTGGAGACACCAACCTTCAGATGCCATGGTCAACTTGGGATGACACCTCAAGTTCTCAGTGA